From Nitrospirota bacterium, a single genomic window includes:
- a CDS encoding transposase — protein sequence EGINSLIQAAKAKARGYRTTRNLITIIYLIGGKLDFRLPT from the coding sequence GAAGGTATTAACAGCCTGATCCAGGCAGCCAAGGCAAAGGCGCGAGGCTACCGCACAACACGTAATCTTATTACCATAATTTACCTCATTGGGGGAAAACTTGATTTCCGTTTACCCACATGA